The following proteins are encoded in a genomic region of Syntrophotaleaceae bacterium:
- the rsmG gene encoding 16S rRNA (guanine(527)-N(7))-methyltransferase RsmG yields the protein MSDREKLSEMLAALSISVSEKAITQLLHLRNELLRWNSTINLTAIKNPDEAMEKHLVDSLTLLPFIEKNGNLLDLGSGAGFPGIPIKIVCPDLEVWSIDSNGKKIAFQNHMVRELSLQNFKACRLRAENLQDVKHIPKFGMIVARAFSGILPILELAEPLLSEKGMIVAMKGPDGDRELAEAAPALAAAEMVCSGQHSLQLPVSGASRTLFFFSRKNR from the coding sequence ATGTCTGACCGGGAAAAACTATCTGAAATGTTGGCGGCGCTGAGTATTTCGGTGTCTGAAAAAGCCATTACCCAATTATTACACTTGCGCAATGAGTTGCTGCGATGGAACAGCACCATCAATCTGACGGCGATAAAGAATCCAGACGAGGCCATGGAAAAACACTTGGTGGATTCGCTGACTCTTCTCCCCTTCATTGAGAAAAACGGCAACCTGCTTGATCTGGGGTCAGGTGCGGGCTTCCCTGGTATCCCGATTAAAATAGTCTGCCCGGATCTGGAAGTATGGTCGATCGATTCCAATGGTAAGAAAATCGCCTTTCAGAACCATATGGTCAGGGAATTGAGTCTGCAGAACTTCAAGGCCTGCCGCCTTCGGGCAGAGAATTTGCAGGACGTAAAGCATATTCCGAAATTCGGCATGATCGTGGCAAGAGCCTTTTCAGGGATTCTCCCGATTCTTGAATTGGCTGAGCCTTTGCTTTCAGAAAAAGGGATGATTGTCGCCATGAAAGGTCCCGATGGGGACAGGGAGTTGGCGGAAGCGGCTCCTGCCCTGGCAGCAGCAGAGATGGTCTGCTCAGGTCAACACTCCCTGCAACTGCCGGTTTCCGGAGCCTCCCGTACTCTGTTTTTCTTTTCCAGGAAAAACCGATAA
- a CDS encoding AAA family ATPase, whose amino-acid sequence MGQIIAVANQKGGVGKTTTAVNLSASLAIAEQRTLLVDMDPQANATSGIGIDRTSLRKTTYHALLGEVPVQDVIQPTCIEYLQILPATTDLIGAEIELVGEKERETRLRSVLSELRDDYRYIIIDCPPSLGLLTVNALTAADSVLIPLQCEYYAMEGLSQLTKTIRLIQRDLNPRLEINGILLTMFDRRNNLSHQVSEEMRKYFADRVFQTVVPRNVRLSEAPSHGLPVLMYDIASSGASAYLALAKEIIHTRK is encoded by the coding sequence ATGGGCCAGATTATAGCAGTGGCCAACCAGAAAGGCGGGGTCGGTAAAACCACGACGGCGGTCAATCTGTCCGCCAGCCTGGCAATTGCCGAACAGCGCACCTTGCTTGTTGACATGGACCCTCAGGCCAATGCCACCAGTGGTATCGGCATCGACCGAACCTCCCTGCGCAAAACAACCTATCATGCTCTTCTGGGCGAGGTTCCCGTCCAGGATGTCATCCAGCCGACATGCATCGAATATCTGCAGATTCTCCCCGCGACAACCGACCTTATCGGCGCCGAAATTGAGCTCGTCGGAGAAAAGGAGCGGGAAACCCGCCTCCGTTCGGTTCTATCCGAGCTGAGGGATGATTACCGCTATATCATCATCGACTGTCCCCCTTCCCTCGGACTTCTGACCGTCAATGCCCTTACCGCAGCGGACTCGGTGCTGATCCCGCTGCAGTGCGAGTACTACGCCATGGAGGGCTTGAGCCAATTGACCAAGACCATCCGTCTGATCCAGCGGGATCTGAATCCCCGGCTGGAGATAAACGGTATCTTGCTGACGATGTTCGATCGCCGGAACAACCTTTCCCACCAGGTGAGCGAGGAGATGCGCAAATATTTTGCGGACCGTGTCTTTCAAACGGTCGTTCCCCGCAATGTCAGGCTCTCTGAGGCTCCAAGTCATGGCCTCCCCGTGCTGATGTATGACATTGCCTCCAGCGGAGCTTCCGCCTACCTGGCGCTGGCGAAAGAAATTATCCACACGAGGAAATGA
- a CDS encoding ParB/RepB/Spo0J family partition protein translates to MCPIEELRPHREQPRKTFDDMKMAELVASIREKGIIQPLVVRRTEDHYQIIAGERRWRAAQKAALHEVPVVIQDVTEDTAFEMALIENLQREDLNPIEEAEAYRHLIDRYELTQEEAAKRVGKDRSSVTNSLRLLRLPAEIREDVTSARLTMGHARALLSLDDDADLLEAREQVLRKKLSVRETEALVRKIKSFGGVPNRKPRPRPAPEIVHLAEELQRALGTQVKISPGKKGGKIEISYFSADDLNRLLEVLGVL, encoded by the coding sequence ATGTGCCCCATAGAAGAACTTCGTCCACACCGGGAGCAGCCGAGAAAAACCTTCGATGATATGAAAATGGCCGAGCTGGTAGCCTCAATCCGGGAAAAAGGGATTATTCAACCACTGGTTGTTCGCAGGACCGAAGACCATTATCAGATCATTGCGGGGGAAAGGCGGTGGAGAGCGGCCCAGAAAGCGGCTTTGCATGAGGTCCCGGTGGTCATACAGGATGTCACGGAGGATACAGCCTTCGAAATGGCCCTGATTGAAAACCTTCAGCGGGAGGATCTCAACCCGATCGAAGAAGCCGAAGCCTACCGCCATTTGATAGACCGCTATGAACTCACCCAGGAAGAGGCCGCAAAAAGGGTCGGAAAGGATCGATCCTCCGTAACCAATTCCTTGCGCCTGCTCCGGTTGCCCGCGGAGATCAGGGAGGATGTCACTTCAGCTCGACTGACCATGGGGCATGCCAGGGCCCTGCTCTCACTGGATGATGATGCGGATCTGCTCGAAGCGCGGGAACAGGTGTTGCGAAAGAAACTCTCCGTGCGGGAGACCGAAGCACTGGTGAGAAAAATCAAGAGCTTCGGCGGCGTTCCGAACCGCAAGCCAAGACCTCGTCCTGCCCCGGAAATTGTCCATTTGGCAGAAGAATTGCAAAGAGCACTGGGTACACAGGTCAAAATATCGCCCGGAAAAAAAGGCGGAAAAATTGAAATCTCCTATTTCTCCGCAGACGACCTCAATCGATTGCTGGAGGTGCTCGGGGTGCTCTAG
- a CDS encoding polymer-forming cytoskeletal protein — protein MLKKKDKTTMRKESGTEKGEIKAFLGAGSQFEGTLIFDEIVRMDGIFSGKITSKDTLIVGETAKIDADVTVGTLILSGRFKGTIKAAKKVELRAPAEVEGTIESPSLAVEEGVVLNSTITMRKEGLKESPKVVAAINQKE, from the coding sequence ATGCTGAAAAAAAAGGACAAAACAACCATGCGCAAAGAATCCGGTACGGAAAAAGGAGAAATTAAGGCTTTTTTAGGTGCAGGCAGCCAGTTCGAAGGGACCTTGATTTTTGATGAGATCGTCCGGATGGACGGCATCTTCAGCGGCAAGATTACGTCGAAGGACACTCTCATCGTCGGGGAAACCGCCAAAATCGATGCGGATGTCACAGTGGGCACCCTGATTCTCAGCGGCCGTTTTAAAGGCACCATAAAAGCGGCGAAAAAAGTCGAATTGAGGGCCCCCGCGGAAGTCGAGGGGACCATAGAAAGCCCCTCCCTGGCAGTCGAGGAAGGGGTGGTGCTGAACAGCACCATCACAATGCGCAAGGAAGGGTTAAAAGAAAGCCCGAAGGTTGTGGCCGCCATCAACCAGAAGGAATGA
- the dinB gene encoding DNA polymerase IV — MNLMQAERSIIHLDLDAFYASVEELDYPELRGLPIIVGGSRDRGVVCACSYPARRYGVRSAMAMAKAMRLCPQAVVRSPRIKRYGEVSREVFAIFARYTDCIEPLSVDEAFLDVTGCERLFGPAGKIAAEIRKTVSSEIGLSISAGVAGNKFLAKLGSEQAKPDGLFIVPDPPESFLLPLPLGRLWGVGPVMLKSLENQGLRSVADLRRMSRESLQKRFGAMGEHLYRLARGEDSRPVEPFSEVKSVGHEDTFERDLWDRQEMHRALLDLAERVAARLRRKGLCGASLTLKVKYADFSTVTRSRTLDQGINHAMDIYHQAVELMGRTAAGEKAVRLLGISLGRLQNHGDGQTELFGIESRQRQMALDQAVDSLRGRFGFDGIRRASLLEGPSGPKPGREKGDGSK; from the coding sequence ATGAATCTGATGCAGGCCGAGCGATCTATCATTCATCTCGATCTCGACGCCTTCTACGCTTCGGTTGAGGAGCTGGATTATCCGGAATTGCGCGGTCTTCCCATCATCGTTGGCGGAAGTCGGGATCGCGGGGTGGTCTGCGCCTGTTCCTACCCGGCCCGGCGATACGGAGTTCGCTCGGCCATGGCCATGGCAAAAGCGATGCGTCTCTGTCCCCAGGCCGTGGTCCGATCGCCGCGAATAAAACGCTACGGCGAAGTATCCAGGGAGGTCTTCGCAATTTTTGCCCGTTATACCGACTGTATTGAACCCCTATCGGTAGATGAGGCCTTTCTGGACGTCACCGGTTGCGAAAGATTGTTCGGTCCGGCTGGGAAAATAGCGGCCGAAATTCGAAAGACGGTCTCTTCGGAGATCGGATTGAGCATCAGTGCCGGAGTGGCGGGGAACAAGTTTCTGGCCAAACTCGGATCCGAGCAGGCCAAGCCCGATGGTCTTTTCATCGTGCCGGATCCACCGGAATCGTTTTTGTTGCCGCTGCCGCTGGGGCGGCTCTGGGGTGTTGGTCCGGTGATGCTCAAATCTCTTGAAAATCAGGGGTTGCGCTCCGTGGCCGATTTGAGGCGGATGAGCCGTGAGAGTCTGCAGAAACGCTTCGGAGCCATGGGCGAACATCTCTATCGCCTGGCCAGAGGGGAGGATAGCCGGCCGGTCGAGCCCTTTTCGGAGGTCAAATCGGTCGGGCACGAAGACACCTTCGAGCGGGATCTGTGGGATCGGCAGGAAATGCACCGAGCCCTGCTCGATCTGGCGGAGCGGGTTGCCGCCCGCCTCCGACGGAAAGGGTTGTGCGGAGCCTCCCTCACACTCAAAGTCAAGTATGCGGACTTTTCGACGGTGACCCGAAGCCGTACCCTGGATCAGGGAATCAACCATGCCATGGATATCTATCATCAGGCTGTTGAACTGATGGGGCGGACAGCGGCCGGTGAAAAGGCCGTCCGTTTGCTGGGAATCAGCCTCGGCAGGCTGCAGAACCATGGTGATGGACAGACGGAACTTTTCGGAATCGAGTCGCGCCAGCGACAGATGGCGCTTGATCAGGCCGTAGACAGTCTTAGGGGGCGATTTGGATTTGATGGAATCCGCAGGGCATCGCTATTGGAAGGGCCATCAGGGCCGAAACCGGGCCGCGAAAAAGGGGATGGTTCGAAGTAA
- a CDS encoding sugar phosphate isomerase/epimerase family protein: MGDRLHVHVPCHMLKEHLGLLLENRLQPEIGLKWDDLEKPVGELIDCCRQLEEEGLGIIFHAPFMDLNPGALEPLVRKASKLRFRQTLDLAGKCRASLAVFHPGYDRWRYGGRSEPWLEASLAFWPDLINQAGEQECLLALENIFDDEPEPLATLIEELDNPWVGHCFDIGHWNLFAKVPLRQWLSAFRSRLIHLHLHDNDGTSDAHLPAGEGNIDFEDLFQQIDSMHRLPTATLEIHSKAGLLRTIPFFAARFRP; encoded by the coding sequence ATGGGTGACCGGCTCCATGTCCACGTTCCCTGCCATATGCTGAAGGAGCACCTCGGGCTGCTTCTGGAAAATCGGCTGCAGCCGGAAATCGGTCTCAAGTGGGATGATCTGGAGAAGCCGGTAGGAGAGTTGATCGACTGCTGCCGTCAACTGGAAGAGGAGGGTCTCGGGATTATTTTCCATGCCCCCTTCATGGATCTGAATCCCGGCGCCCTCGAACCCCTGGTGAGAAAAGCCAGCAAACTCCGCTTCCGTCAGACTCTTGACCTGGCCGGGAAGTGCCGGGCAAGCCTGGCCGTGTTCCATCCCGGATACGATCGCTGGCGATATGGCGGCCGCAGCGAGCCCTGGCTCGAAGCCAGCTTGGCTTTCTGGCCCGATCTGATCAACCAGGCCGGTGAACAGGAATGTCTGCTGGCCCTGGAAAATATTTTCGACGATGAGCCGGAGCCCCTTGCGACCCTGATTGAAGAACTCGACAATCCATGGGTGGGCCACTGCTTCGATATTGGCCACTGGAACCTGTTTGCCAAAGTGCCGCTCCGGCAATGGCTTTCAGCCTTCCGCTCACGACTGATCCATCTGCATCTGCACGACAACGACGGGACCAGCGATGCTCATCTGCCGGCCGGGGAGGGGAATATCGACTTCGAGGACCTTTTCCAGCAGATCGATTCAATGCACCGGTTACCGACGGCCACGCTCGAGATTCACAGCAAGGCCGGTTTACTTCGAACCATCCCCTTTTTCGCGGCCCGGTTTCGGCCCTGA
- a CDS encoding potassium channel protein → MNPARNLKISLLVLVTTIVLGTVGYATIEHWSYLDALYMTVITVSTVGFKEVNTLSEAGRIFTILVIVFGAGTIAYTIGSLAQSMVEWQLLRILGRMKLEKKINQLQGHYIICGYGRIGALISKQLQGRLPFVVVENNPELCQQLRTSDILFVEGDATEDESLIEAGIQRAKGLITAVNSETANVYITLTARGLNPDLFILARCGEEGTEVKLKRAGANKVISPYQIGANRMACAILRPSVVDFIDIAVGGENLELQLEEIRVAPGSSLVDKTLISSGIRKEWGIMIIGIKKAAGNMLFNPASTTVIDAGDILITLGEQPAIQKLELIAAGGEDHG, encoded by the coding sequence ATGAATCCGGCTCGCAATCTTAAAATCTCCCTGCTGGTCCTCGTCACCACCATAGTGCTCGGCACCGTTGGCTATGCCACGATCGAGCACTGGTCCTACCTGGATGCCCTTTACATGACCGTTATCACGGTTTCAACGGTGGGCTTCAAGGAGGTGAATACCCTTTCGGAAGCAGGGCGTATCTTTACCATTCTGGTTATCGTCTTCGGAGCCGGGACCATCGCCTATACCATAGGAAGCCTCGCCCAGTCGATGGTGGAATGGCAGCTGCTGCGGATACTGGGGAGGATGAAATTGGAAAAAAAGATCAATCAGCTTCAGGGGCATTACATAATCTGCGGTTATGGAAGAATAGGAGCCCTGATCAGCAAGCAGCTTCAGGGCAGGTTACCCTTCGTTGTCGTGGAAAACAATCCGGAACTCTGCCAGCAATTGCGGACAAGCGATATTCTGTTTGTCGAAGGGGACGCCACGGAGGACGAATCTCTCATCGAGGCGGGCATTCAGAGAGCCAAAGGCCTGATCACCGCTGTCAATTCCGAAACGGCCAATGTCTACATCACCCTGACCGCCCGCGGACTCAATCCGGATCTCTTCATCCTGGCGCGGTGCGGGGAAGAAGGAACCGAGGTCAAACTGAAAAGGGCGGGTGCCAACAAGGTCATTTCTCCCTATCAGATCGGGGCCAACCGTATGGCATGTGCAATTCTGCGCCCTTCGGTGGTCGATTTCATCGACATCGCGGTCGGTGGGGAAAACCTCGAGCTGCAGCTTGAAGAGATCCGGGTGGCCCCCGGATCCTCCCTCGTGGACAAGACCCTGATCTCCTCCGGCATCCGCAAGGAATGGGGAATCATGATTATCGGCATCAAGAAGGCGGCCGGCAACATGCTGTTCAACCCCGCTTCGACAACGGTCATCGATGCCGGGGACATCCTCATTACCCTGGGAGAGCAACCCGCTATCCAGAAACTCGAACTGATCGCCGCCGGAGGAGAGGATCATGGGTGA
- a CDS encoding glutamate-cysteine ligase family protein has product MTTMLKTGLDHPVTGVRDLVDYLKSGARPPEKWGVGVEMEKLVLDVHSGEAVALERIEVLFERLASLGPWKRIHEQGRLIALRGPDSSVTLEPGGQLELSGALCPDLYCCLGDFCRYAAQIVEQAESLGLLFLGLGVQPFSNPDDIGWLPKARYDIMRSYMSKTGDMGHRMMKQSAGLQVNLDFSDEQDCIEKMRVAQWLSPLFYALFANSPIMDDRPTGFLSTRGEIWSRTDPDRTGLLLGLFAGNADLGTYAEYALDVPMYFIHRQGRMLDMTGERFSFRRYLAEGFDEARPTLADWDLHLSTLFPEVRLRPQIELRSADSLPPRLALAVAALAKGLLYDRESRRAVASIFEELGVEKFLQVYRNSWKMGLKTPFGNRTLREVTLDILSLARDGLRRQHRQGLDRPDESQFLDQIGEIAESGLTLAERLLAGWQGSRAEKLSLLREHCGYSFCS; this is encoded by the coding sequence ATGACCACAATGCTGAAAACCGGGCTCGACCACCCCGTGACCGGGGTACGGGACCTGGTCGATTACCTGAAGTCAGGCGCCCGTCCTCCGGAAAAATGGGGGGTCGGGGTCGAAATGGAAAAGTTGGTCCTGGATGTTCATTCCGGAGAGGCGGTTGCTTTGGAGAGGATCGAGGTCCTTTTCGAACGCCTGGCTTCCCTTGGCCCATGGAAGCGAATCCATGAGCAGGGGCGATTGATCGCGCTGCGAGGACCCGATTCTTCCGTAACCCTTGAGCCGGGCGGTCAGTTGGAGCTTTCGGGTGCCCTTTGCCCGGACCTTTATTGCTGCCTTGGGGACTTCTGCCGCTACGCGGCACAGATCGTCGAGCAGGCTGAAAGCCTCGGTTTGCTGTTCCTCGGTCTGGGGGTGCAGCCCTTTTCCAATCCCGATGACATCGGCTGGCTGCCCAAGGCCCGGTACGACATCATGCGTTCCTATATGAGTAAAACCGGCGACATGGGGCATCGCATGATGAAACAGAGTGCCGGCCTGCAGGTCAACCTCGATTTTTCCGATGAGCAGGACTGCATCGAAAAAATGCGCGTTGCCCAGTGGTTGTCTCCCCTCTTCTACGCCCTGTTTGCCAACTCGCCGATCATGGACGACCGACCAACCGGTTTTCTTTCCACTCGTGGAGAAATCTGGTCCCGCACCGATCCCGACAGGACCGGCCTGCTGCTCGGGCTTTTTGCCGGAAATGCCGATCTGGGGACCTACGCCGAGTACGCCCTCGATGTTCCCATGTACTTCATACACCGGCAAGGCCGGATGCTGGATATGACCGGGGAGCGTTTTTCCTTTCGCCGGTACCTGGCCGAGGGGTTTGACGAGGCTCGCCCTACCCTGGCTGACTGGGACCTGCATCTTTCCACCCTGTTTCCCGAGGTCCGCCTGCGCCCGCAGATAGAACTGCGGAGCGCCGACAGCCTGCCGCCCCGTCTCGCTCTGGCGGTAGCGGCCCTGGCCAAGGGGCTGTTGTACGATCGGGAGTCCCGCAGGGCAGTCGCTTCGATATTCGAGGAACTGGGGGTGGAAAAGTTTCTCCAAGTTTACCGGAATTCATGGAAAATGGGCCTCAAGACGCCATTCGGAAACCGCACTTTGAGGGAGGTGACCCTGGATATCCTGTCCCTTGCCCGAGATGGGCTGCGCCGCCAACACCGGCAGGGCCTGGATCGGCCCGATGAAAGCCAATTTCTCGATCAGATAGGAGAAATAGCGGAGAGCGGTCTGACCCTGGCCGAAAGGCTGCTGGCTGGCTGGCAGGGGTCCAGGGCGGAAAAGCTTTCCCTGCTCAGGGAGCATTGTGGTTATTCCTTTTGTTCCTAG
- the tkt gene encoding transketolase encodes MKDAKTDIPLIRASIDTLRLLAADAVEQANSGHPGTPMEAAPVAYLLFRHHLCHNPKNPQWPGRDRFVLSCGHASMLLYGALFLTGYDLSLDDIRHFRQFGSRTPGHPEFGHTPGVETTSGPLGQGVGVSVGMAMGARFLAQQIDVDLFDYRIFALCSDGDLMEGVGAEAASLAGHLRLGNLICIYLDNRITIEGKTDLTFSEEVAARFLAYGWHVQRAEGENLPEIDAALERAKGDPRPSLIVLRTHIAQGSPGKQDSEEAHGAPLGSEELRQTKRAYGRDPDQMFVVPEDVARHMAEAVQRGAELEHQWRTKLAERHGEALPEIWWKAAEGHLPDGWEQALPEFAPKDGPMATRKASGLVLNLLASRLPLLLGGSADLGPSNNTMIKGQGAFAPGTSGRNIHFGVREHAMGAILNGLAHTPGLIPYGGTFLIFSDYMRPPIRLAAMMGLGTIYVFTHDSIGLGEDGPTHQPIEQLPGLRAVPGLQVIRPCDGNETAVAWQVAIASRRRPTALILSRQNLPILDRSQFAPAAGLARGGYVLAREQGPLSAILLASGSEVALALAAREKLEPQGIPTRVVSLPCWELFEDQPEDYKEDVLPLTCQVRVAVEAASPFGWERYVGRKGRILAMSGFGASAPAKELMSHFGFTPEKVIEAVVQLLKR; translated from the coding sequence ATGAAAGACGCCAAAACCGATATCCCACTCATCCGGGCATCTATCGACACTTTGAGACTTCTCGCGGCTGACGCCGTGGAGCAAGCCAATTCGGGACACCCCGGAACCCCCATGGAAGCGGCTCCGGTCGCCTATCTGCTGTTCCGCCATCATTTGTGCCACAACCCCAAAAACCCCCAATGGCCCGGTCGTGATCGCTTCGTACTCTCCTGCGGCCATGCCTCGATGCTTCTCTACGGTGCCCTGTTTTTGACCGGCTACGATCTGTCCCTGGACGATATCCGCCATTTCCGACAGTTTGGCAGCCGGACTCCGGGGCACCCCGAGTTCGGCCATACGCCAGGAGTGGAAACCACCAGCGGACCTCTGGGCCAGGGGGTCGGAGTCAGCGTCGGCATGGCCATGGGTGCCCGTTTCCTGGCCCAGCAGATCGATGTCGACCTGTTCGATTACCGAATTTTCGCTCTCTGCTCCGATGGAGACCTGATGGAAGGCGTGGGAGCTGAAGCAGCCTCCCTGGCAGGGCATTTGCGGTTGGGCAATCTGATCTGTATCTACCTGGACAACCGTATCACCATCGAGGGAAAAACCGACCTGACTTTCAGCGAGGAGGTCGCCGCCCGGTTTCTTGCTTATGGATGGCATGTGCAGAGGGCCGAAGGGGAAAACCTTCCTGAGATCGACGCCGCTCTCGAGCGGGCCAAGGGGGATCCCCGCCCCTCCCTGATCGTCCTCCGAACCCATATCGCCCAGGGCTCACCAGGCAAACAGGATAGCGAAGAGGCTCACGGCGCTCCTCTCGGATCCGAGGAACTCCGGCAGACCAAGCGGGCATACGGTCGGGACCCGGATCAGATGTTCGTCGTACCGGAAGATGTGGCACGACATATGGCGGAGGCGGTACAGCGGGGCGCAGAACTGGAACACCAGTGGCGCACAAAGCTGGCCGAGCGTCACGGCGAAGCGCTGCCGGAGATCTGGTGGAAGGCCGCTGAAGGGCATCTTCCCGACGGCTGGGAGCAGGCTCTGCCTGAGTTCGCTCCCAAGGACGGCCCCATGGCCACCCGTAAAGCCAGCGGCCTGGTTCTCAACCTCCTCGCCTCGAGGTTGCCACTGCTTTTGGGCGGATCGGCTGATCTCGGTCCTTCCAACAATACAATGATCAAGGGGCAGGGTGCCTTCGCTCCCGGAACCAGTGGACGCAACATCCATTTCGGAGTGCGCGAGCATGCCATGGGCGCGATCCTCAATGGGTTGGCCCACACCCCGGGGCTTATCCCCTATGGCGGAACCTTTCTCATCTTTTCCGACTACATGCGTCCGCCGATCCGTCTGGCAGCCATGATGGGTCTGGGGACAATCTATGTTTTCACCCATGATTCCATCGGTCTCGGCGAAGACGGACCGACCCATCAGCCCATCGAACAGCTTCCCGGCCTGCGCGCGGTGCCGGGGCTGCAGGTCATCCGCCCCTGCGATGGAAACGAGACGGCAGTCGCCTGGCAGGTCGCCATCGCCAGCAGAAGGCGACCGACGGCCCTGATTCTGAGCCGTCAGAACTTGCCTATCCTCGATCGCAGCCAATTCGCCCCCGCCGCCGGCCTGGCCCGTGGAGGCTACGTCCTGGCACGGGAGCAGGGACCCTTGTCAGCGATTCTGCTGGCCAGCGGATCGGAGGTGGCTCTGGCACTGGCCGCCCGGGAGAAGCTGGAGCCACAGGGCATCCCCACGCGTGTGGTCTCCCTTCCCTGCTGGGAACTGTTCGAGGATCAACCGGAGGACTACAAGGAGGACGTCCTGCCGCTTACCTGTCAAGTCCGGGTAGCCGTGGAAGCGGCTTCGCCCTTCGGATGGGAGCGCTATGTCGGCCGGAAAGGCCGTATCCTGGCGATGAGCGGTTTCGGTGCCAGCGCCCCGGCAAAAGAGTTGATGTCGCATTTCGGGTTTACGCCGGAAAAAGTCATCGAAGCTGTGGTGCAATTGTTGAAAAGATAA
- a CDS encoding RNA polymerase sigma factor codes for MNLNAAATVIDPDRLAEVSEVLETESVLTEQILLDQIRSGHPLAFEQLVQAKAPQMINLAYRLVGNREEAEDIAQEAFLKMHRTLDTFRGECSLSSWLYRIVSRLAIDHLRREKLRRKLFFFRQSDEEADPLELVPDSGPSSVDILQARETESRLKQALKRLSGRQRAVFVLRHQEGLPLKEIAAVLQLEEGTVKAHLHRAVRVLRVELQDLHEDQP; via the coding sequence ATGAATTTGAATGCCGCCGCAACTGTTATCGATCCGGACCGTCTTGCGGAGGTTTCTGAGGTTTTGGAAACAGAAAGTGTTCTAACCGAGCAGATTCTGCTCGACCAGATCAGGTCCGGGCATCCCTTGGCTTTCGAGCAGCTGGTGCAGGCCAAGGCGCCACAGATGATCAATCTCGCCTATCGCCTGGTAGGCAATCGGGAGGAGGCAGAGGACATTGCCCAGGAAGCCTTCCTCAAAATGCACAGAACCCTGGATACTTTCCGCGGCGAATGCAGCCTTTCCAGCTGGCTCTACCGGATCGTTTCCCGCCTGGCTATCGATCACTTGCGGCGGGAAAAGTTAAGGCGCAAACTGTTTTTCTTCCGCCAGAGCGACGAAGAGGCCGACCCCCTGGAATTGGTGCCCGACTCGGGTCCTTCCAGTGTCGATATTCTGCAGGCCCGGGAGACGGAGAGCCGCTTGAAGCAGGCGCTGAAACGCCTGTCTGGGCGGCAGCGGGCAGTATTCGTTCTGCGCCATCAGGAAGGGCTCCCGCTCAAGGAAATCGCGGCCGTGCTCCAACTGGAGGAAGGAACAGTCAAAGCCCATCTTCACCGGGCGGTCCGTGTTCTGCGCGTCGAACTCCAAGATCTGCATGAGGATCAGCCATGA
- a CDS encoding DUF3106 domain-containing protein translates to MKRFLLPVLALVFGLVLIHDLALAKNLDKFESFESWRIARADDDRGQYRHEDRREMTPDQRRELERRYQKFRELSPEEQQKLRQRYERFKDMSPQKQQEMLERHQRIQQLTPQQQEELKRDWQQLKELPPDERSLRRQEIRRKFFDENGHERNGKGGGRR, encoded by the coding sequence ATGAAACGCTTCCTGCTGCCCGTACTCGCTCTGGTTTTCGGTCTGGTTCTGATTCATGACCTGGCGTTGGCTAAAAACCTCGACAAATTCGAGTCGTTCGAATCCTGGAGAATAGCCAGGGCAGACGACGACCGAGGTCAATACCGGCATGAAGACCGGCGGGAAATGACCCCTGACCAGCGCCGCGAACTGGAGAGACGATATCAGAAATTTCGGGAACTATCGCCCGAGGAGCAGCAGAAGCTGCGACAGCGTTATGAGCGATTCAAGGACATGTCCCCGCAAAAACAGCAGGAGATGCTGGAACGCCACCAGCGCATCCAGCAACTTACCCCACAGCAGCAGGAAGAGTTGAAAAGGGATTGGCAGCAGCTCAAGGAACTCCCCCCCGATGAACGCAGCCTGCGGCGCCAGGAGATCCGTCGAAAGTTCTTCGACGAAAACGGCCATGAACGGAACGGCAAGGGGGGCGGTCGCCGCTGA
- a CDS encoding c-type cytochrome, giving the protein MKERPLCIFLMCLLIALLTGGSFVWAEQATDKSGKALFAQHCALCHPNGGNIINPAKTLDKETLAANGIDDVDGIIDTLRNPGPGMTPFGPELIPDGEARKIADYILETF; this is encoded by the coding sequence ATGAAAGAAAGACCGTTGTGCATATTCCTTATGTGCCTGCTGATCGCCCTGCTGACGGGCGGTTCCTTCGTTTGGGCGGAACAGGCCACCGACAAAAGCGGCAAGGCCCTGTTCGCACAGCACTGCGCCCTTTGCCATCCCAACGGAGGCAATATCATCAACCCCGCAAAAACGCTGGATAAAGAGACTCTGGCAGCCAACGGCATTGACGATGTCGACGGCATCATCGACACCCTTCGCAACCCTGGCCCGGGCATGACCCCCTTCGGCCCGGAACTCATCCCTGACGGCGAGGCCAGAAAAATCGCCGATTACATTCTTGAAACTTTCTGA